Sequence from the Erythrolamprus reginae isolate rEryReg1 chromosome 2, rEryReg1.hap1, whole genome shotgun sequence genome:
GGTCATTGCTCGGCCATTTCCAACACCACCTTTCACTGCCGGCATTTTTCTTGGATTTCTGCAATATATAAGTgctctggtgtgcctttcgtcccctgtccaattgtctttcctttctttcacctatcatatatattctcttcctttcatatatcctctcctctaagttcacttttatccttatatatattaccacatgtctatttttcttcctatgtatttgtgtattggacaaatgaataaaataaaaaaaaatatcactaaTTTCTTTGGTTTTGAACTGCAGAGGGGGGTGGTGGagaatttacttttttttttaaatttattttgtccaatacacaataataaacaatgaaggttatagaggatatagtagagaagaaatacgagatataggagagactataggacaggggatggaaggcactctagtgcgcttatgtacgccccttactgacatagaaacatagaaacataaactgacggcagaaaaagacctcatggtccatctagtctgcccttatactatttcctgtattttactctacaatgcatatatgtttatcccaggcatgtttaaattcagttactgtggatttaccaaccacatctgctggaagtttgttccaaggatctactactctttcagtgaaataatattttctcacgttgcttttgatatttcccccaactaacttcagattgtgtccccttgttcttgagttcactttcctattaaaaacacttccctcccggaccttatttaaccctttaacatatttaaatgtttcaatcatgtccccccttttccttctgtccttcagactatatagatagagttcatgaagtctttcctgatacattttatgcttaagaccttccaccattcttgtagcccgtctttggacccattcaattttgtcaatatctttttgtaggggaggtctccagaactgaacacagtattccaagtgtggtctcaccagcactctatatagcgggatcataatctccctcttcctgcttgttatacctctagctatgcagccaagcatcctacttgctttccctaccgcctgactgcactgttcacccattttgagactgtcagaaatcactaccccataatccttctcttctgaagtttttgctaacacagaactgccaatacaatactcagattgaggtttccttttccccaagtgcattattttacatttggaaacattaaactgcggtttccattgctttgaccatttatcgagtaaagctaaatcatttaccatattacagacacctccaggaatctcaaccctattgcacactttacagtcatcggcaaataggcaaaccttccctaccaaaccttcccctatgtcactcacaaacatattaaaaagaataggacccagaacagaccctcatggcacatcgcttgtaacctgtctctgctcagaatactcgccttTTTATCATATAATGAGATGAGTCCACCTAGGAAAATGTCTAATCAAGAATTTTTTACTTTGACTTTTAgtcccaaaggtccttttttcaagaggcaactggacattctaggtgttgaagaaacatcttggatgggaagtgaaacatcttcaaaggaaaaccagaaagtccagttgtcttttgaaaaagcacgttttggacaaccatgaccatggatggctgagaatcctcATAGACATTTGTGCTTTTAGGATTTGCAGATTGAAGGAGATCTTGCAAATTCTACCGAGTCTGCTTAcaaccctccttccttctttagggTCCTGGGTCCTTTGGGGAGGTGGCCATCCATTTCAACGGTGAAGAGTGGTTGCGGTTGCGGTTACCCAAGTCATGTTGGAAACGTCTAAGATGGTGGCTTCCTTAGGTAAGGGCTCCTCTGGAGGGAAATTTAAGTCAGAGCAAGCTGACTTAAATTAGATACTTTATTTACAACTTAGAGCGttaaagtcactcatgccctcatcacctcgaggttcgattactgcaacgctgtctacatggggctactctgaaaactgtttggaaacttcagatcgtgcagaatgcggccacgcgagcagtcatgggtcttcccagatatatccatgtttcatcaacactctgcggcctgcattggttgccgattggtttctggacacaattcatagtgttggtgatgacctatcaagccctacatggcatcggaccagattccttacgggaccgccttctgccacataaatcccagcggccgatcaggttccgcagagttggccttctccaggtcctgtcgaccagacaatgtcgtctggcagggcctaggggaagagccttctctgtggtggccctggccctctggaatcagctccctcaagagatttgaactgcccccactctcctcgtcttccgcaagagccttaagacctatctatatcgccaggcatggaacAATTAGTACATGCCCCCGCTCCTGACCATCAAGAGTTATGTGTGTTTATGATTGTGtaaatgattgtttttaagataatgggttttagtcatagttttaattattagatttgtacttatattgtttttattgttgtgagccgccccgagtctccgatgaggggtggcatacaagcctaatacattattattattattattattattattattattattattattattattattatgtcagtactacacagcaaacgagatcactatgctggatttcgtatttcatcaccagtcgggcgcttcccaagcacctaggactgcgtgatgtagcggcgaattatgtttgccgatcccagtcaagcggccttttgcaattgacagatggagattttgtcaattccaatggttttcaaatgtccgctgagatcctttggcactgcgcccagcgtgccaagtaccactgggaccactttcacgggcttatgccagagtcattgcagctctattattattattgttgttgttgttgttgttgttttgttgttgttgttattattattattattatatctaacttgttaaaaatgatttcattttttttcttcttaaattaATTGCAGTCCCCCTTCATGGTCTTTTaaatagccgctccgagtctttggagaggggcggcatacaaatctaattattattattaataataataataataataataataataataataataatttagaagaAAGAAATTACTGTGTGACCAGCAAGGGTTGACTTTCAGTCTTGTGGTCATCCTTGGGTCATAACTGCATAGTCATTGAGAAGAAGTTCAGGGAGAGGATGTTTTTGCTGTTGCAGTTGTCTTACTTGGCAACAAATTTTGTCTTGCTTTGTTTTGGAATGACGTATGTTGTCTTGAGTGCAGGTTGGGTGGGTGATAGTTGAGACAATTTATGTGCCATGTTTTGATGTCAAGTCATGTCTTTGCTTTAAATTTTTAACTGCCAAGAATGAGGGTTAGATGAGCAACTATGGCAGTctttcggaccagaatatctccgggaccaccttctgccgcacgaatcccagcgaccgattaggtcccacagagttggccttctccgggtcctgtcgactaaacaatgtcgtctggcgggtcccaggggaagagccttctctgtggcggccccgaccctctggaaccagctcccccctgagattagaattgcccccaccctccttgcctttcgtaaactccttaaaacccacctctgtcgtcaggcatgggggaactgaaataacttccccaggcctatattgtttatgtatggtgtgttgtgtgcatgttttgaaATTATGggcttttagtttaaattattagatttgtgttacatattgttttgctactattgttgttagccgccccgagtctacggagaggggcggcatacaaatgtaattaatagtagtaataataataataataataataataataataataataataactaatgccatcactctactaaacaaataatcccctcaacactgtcagactttctactaaatctgcacttctattctactagtttttctcatcattcctttcacccatttcctcccatgttgactgtatgactgtaacttgttgcttatatcctaagatttttattaatattgattgcttcttcattgcttatttgacccctatgacaatcattaagtgtcgtaccacatgattcttgacaaaaggtatattttattttatgtacgctgagagcatctgcaccaagacaaattccttgtgtgtccaatcacacttggccaataaaaattctattctattctattctaataattaATATCCATGCTGTCATTTCCCTTGTCCCTTTCTCTGCAGATGTTCAGTGGTAGATAAATGTATGCATAAGGACACCAAAGTGGACGCTGTAGATTATtctaatctatttttttcttcccctGCAAGCATTTGATGCCCAGAAGAAGGAAAATGACCAAGAACCAAATTTAGTGCCATTGAAAATAATCAAAATTGAAATTCCTGAAGAGACACCTCCAAATAAGTGGGGATGGATGAAACCTGAAAAGAAGTTCGATTGGAGGGAAAACTCTATTCCTGAACGTGTGGAAATGGATTGTTTCCGGACTCAAGGTGATTCCAACAAAAATATGGGGAAATTTCAAAGTAGAAAAAGATTGAAAATAAACCCCAAATTTAGTAATAATTGCAAATCTGGAAACAGCTCCAACAGTATTAAGttgaagtgttggttacgacatttaaagccctgcatggcattggaccagagtacctccggaaccaactgctaccgcacaaatcccagcgaccgataaggtcccacagagttggccttctccgggtcccatcgactaaacaatgttgtttggcgggccccaggggaagagccttctttgtggcggccccggccctctggaatcaactccccccggagattagaactgctcccacactccttgtctttacttaaattacttaagacccatctataccgctaggcataggggagttgagatacctttcccccaggcttttttatatttatgtttgggtatgtatatgttgtttgcttttttaaatatgatagggttttatgtgctttttaatattagatttgtttttgctggaatattgtttttattattgttgtgagcccccccccccccccgagtcttcggagaggggcggcattcaaatctaataaattgaattgaattgaattattatttgACCACCAAATTTGAAGCAAACAGGTGCAATTCATTATTTTATACAGCCCCTCTGTTCTTCTGTGCAAAGCGGAAAAAACAAGGTAGATGACAACCATCTGGACTTTGTCCTAACCCAACAATGGAGACCAAGATACTGCTTAATGGACCATTTGGCTTGGGTGGCTGATGTCTAAAGCCATGTCCAATGTTTGTAATCCAGTATTATTTGTcccacatatctatctatctatctatctatctatctatctatctatctatctatctatctatctatctatctatctatctatcatctacctacctacctacctacctatctattcatttaatttgtatgccgcccctctccgcagactcggggcagctcacagcaacagaaaacaatatataatacaaattcaataattagaaagctaaaaacccataatttaaaaaacatgcacacaacataccatacataaacagtataggcttgaggaagttatctcagttcccccatgcctgacagcagaggtgggttttaacaagtttacgaaaggcaaggagggtgggggcagttccaatttcaggggggagctggttccagagggtcggggccaccacagagaaagctcttcccccgggacccaccaaacgacattatttagtcaacgggacctggagaaggccaactctttgggacttaaccggtcgctgggattcatctcATTAAATTATcagatattagaaacatagaaacatagaagacctcctggtccatctagactaaccttatactatttcctgtattttatcttaggatggatctatgtttatcccaggcatgtttaaattcagttactgtggatttactaaccacgtctgctggaagtttgttccaaggatctactgctctttcagtcaaataatattttctcatgttgcttttgatctttcccccaactaaaacatgttttttttaatggtccTAGGAACCGAGACAATGAAACGCGTAGAGAAGAAGGctaagaagagaaaatatattgaGGATTTTTTACAGTATGGTTTTACCTCAGTAGTTACAGCAGGAATTGAGAAGCCGCAATGCGTTATTTGTAGTAAAGTTCTCTCAGCCGAATCTATGAAGCCCAACAAACTGAAACGCCATTTTGATAGCAAGCATGCAAACTTTGTCGGCATGGACCCCAACTATTTTAGAAGCAAAGCTGATGGGCTCAAGGAAGCCGTACTTGACACTGGTGGCAAATGCCGCAACCAAAACAAAGCAGCCGTCGAAGCTTCGTATTTGGTGGCACTCAGAATCGCCAGAGCTATGAAACCTCACACCATTGCTGAGGATTTACTGTTGCCAGCAGCCAAAGACATTGTTCGCGTGATGATCGGAGATGAATTTGTTACGAAATTGAGCGCAATTTCCTTATCCAACGATACTGTCCGCAGGAGAATAGATGACATGTCTGCTGATATCCTTGATCAGATAATCCAGGAAGTTCAATCTGCTCCACTTCCAATATTTAGCATCCAGCTTAACGAATCTACGGACGTCGCAAACTGTTCACAGCTACTGGTTTACGTGAGGTATATTGCTGATGGTGACTTTAAAGACGAGTTTCTTCTTTGCAAACCTCTTGAAACAACAACTACTGCACACGATGTATTTGACACAGTTGGCTCGTTTCTGAAACAGCACAACATCTCTTGGGGAAAGGTTTGTGGTGTTTGCACAGACGGGGCTTCGGCTGTGCTAGGATGTCTATCTGGATTTCAACGTTTGGTAATGAGTGAGTCACCAAACGTTATCGGAACTCATTCTATGATTCATTGGCAAACGTTAGCCACAAAGACACTGCCACAAGAGTTACAAGAAGTAATGAAAAGAGTCATAAGTTCTGTCAATTTTGTAAAGGCAAGCAATTTAAACAGTCGACTGTTTTCGCAACTGTGCAGTGCGTTGGAGGCGCCGAACAATGCTCTGCTATTTCACACTGAAGTGAGATGGTTGTCGAGAGGAAAAGTTTTAAAACGTGTTTTCGAGCTTCGTGATGAACTCAAGGCGTTTTTTAATCAGAAAGGAAGGCCGCAGTTCGAAGCGCTTTTCAGCGACAATAGCGAACTGCAGAAAATAGCTTATTTGGTCGACGTCTTTGATATCTTGAATGAGTTAAATTTATCACTGCAGGGGCCAAACACAACATGCCTTGATTTGTCTGAAAAGATCCAATCGTTTCAAATGAAACTTCAGCTTTGGCAAAAGAAATTGGCTGAGAATAAAATTTACATGTTGCCTACTTTATCTGCTTTCTTTGAGGAACATGACATTGAGCCAGACGAAAGGATTACGATGATAATTTCTGTGAAGCAACACTTGCACACGCTGGCAGGTGAGATTTCATCCTACTTTCCAAATCTACCTGAAGTCCCTTTTGCACTTGCCAGAAGCCCATTCACAGTAAACGTTGAAGATGTTCCCGAGACAGCACAGGAGGAGTTCATAGAACTTATTAACAGCGATGCAGCAAGAACTGATTTCGCTACAATGCCAGTTACAAAGTTCTGGGTCAAGTGTTTGGCGTCCTATCCCGTTCTGTCTGAGATTGTGTTGcgccttcttcttccctttccaaCGACGTATCTTTGTGAAACAGGGTTTTCCAGCTTGTTGGTCATCAAGTCTAAATACAGACGTAGACTTCTCGTGGAAGATGATATCCGTTGTGCTCTTGCAAAGACTGCCCCGAGGATTTCAGATCTGGTGAGAAAGAAGCAATCTCAATCTTCACACTGATGTCGGCTTTTTACGCGTACTGTCGCAAAGGGTAGCAACGTAGTTTAGTATTGTTATATTAAGACTGGGACCGATGCTACACCGTGCTTCAAGAAaaaatttcatttgtttttaattagaaataaatattttacaatatataaTTACATATTGCTTTTGTGATTAATCACTATGCTTTAATTGAATTAAaaaatgcacaggaagcaaacctCATGCCAGATGCACGCGCCCAACCCCTGCCCATGCACCCCACCCAAACCCCGCCCAGAGGCGTCCTGGTAAAGGCAGACCCCTCTctgccggggagggtgaaaaagtggTCTACCGAGCCCACTAACAGTTGGGAAACTGGCATATGTGATGGATGTGGcaatgtgggggtggggggttgcacGCATAGGCACAGGGAAGGCACATGAGGGgaaatgaattatgggtgtgggcatgtgtgcttTTGGTACCCAACggtaaaaaggttcaccaacaccaataaagccggggtggcgcagcaggtagagtactgtactgcaggccactgaagctgactgtagatctgtaggtcagcggttcaaatctcatcaccggctcaaggttgactcagccttccatccttccgaggtgggtaaaatgaggacccggattgtgggggcaataggctgactctgttaaaaaagtgctattgctaacatgttgtaagccgccctgagtctaaggagaagggcggcataaaaatcgaatgaataaataaataaacactgttaGAAAGTGCTAGAAGGGGGTGGAATGAGTTTACATCTGACTCAGTTTCACGTTGTACAATGATGCCTTAAAAACCATGGAATGAGAAAAGCATTAGTAAGGTAGATTACTAATTAAGAAGCAAACAATTAAAATATGGGAACAATGCTTATAAAATCctggatttttaaattaaaatagaatagaattttattggccaagggtggttggaatttgtcttggtgcatatgttctcggtgtacataaaagagaagatacatttgtcaagaatcatgaggcacaacacttaatgattgtcatagggtacaaataagcaatccaatcatattgggaatagtatagtacagtatagtatagcatagtatagcatagcatagcatagcattagtatagtatagtatagtatcagtatagtatagtattgtattagtataatataatatagtattagTATAGTATAGTTTAGTACACTATTAGTATAGTAcagtattaatacagtattagtatagtatagtataatatagtattagtatagtatagtataagtaTAGTATCCTCaaataaagctcatctgtttggaacccatatcgcatctcagacattaacgcacttgaaaatgtccaaagatacttcaccagaagagcccttcactcctccactcgaaacagaataccctacgcgactagactttcaatcctgggcctagaaagtttagaactaagacgccttaaacaagatctaagtattgcccacaagatcatatgctgcaacgtcctgcctgttggtgactacttcagcttcaaccacaacaacacaagagcatacaacagatttaaacttaatattaaccgctccaaacctgactgtaaaaaatatgacttcagtaaccaagttgtcgaagcgttgaactcattaccggactccatagtattatccccaaacccccaacactttacccttagattatctacggttgacctatccagattcctaagaggtcagtaaggggcgagtacaagtgtactcaagtgctttccgtcccctgtcctattgctctcctatatctcctatacctttcttctattcctatatctcttcttctattctttcattgatatgttttattcctatatcttctcttctcttctttcttagatatattttactatgagtatatcctctataaccttcatcatgtattttactatgtgtatatagatatatacccgctaaaacatacattgtgtattggacaaaataaataaataaataaatgaaataaagtattagtatagtatagtattagtACAGTACTAGTATagtacaggacaggacagaattctctattggccaagtgtgattggacacacgaggaatttgtcttggtgcagatgctctcagtggacataaaagaaaaagagatatttgtcaagaatcatgtggtgcaacacttaatgatagtccaggtacaaataagcaatccaatcatattggggttagtatagtatagtattaatatagtatagtatcagtatagtataatattaatataatatagtattagtatagtatagtattagtATAGTATAAGTATAGTATTAATATAGTATTAgcatagtataatatagtattagtatagtattagcatagtataatatagtattagTATAGTATTAGCATAGTATAAGTATAGTATTAGTATAGTATTGGTATAGTATAAGTATAGtattagtatagtataatattagTATAGTACTAGTATagtacaggacaggacaggacagaattctctattggccaagtgtgattggacacacgaggaatttgtcttggtgcagatgctctcagtggacataaaagaaaaagagatatttgtcaagaatcacgtggtgcaacacttaatgatagtccaggtacaaataaacaatccaatcatattggggttagtatagtatagtattagcATAGTATAGTAtcagtatagtatagtattaatataatatagtattagtatagtatagtataagtaTAGTATAAGTATAGtattagtatagtataatatagtattagtatagtattagcatagtataatatagtattagTATAGTATTAGCATAGCATAATATAGTATTAGTATAGTATTGGTATAGTataagtatagtatagtattagtATAGTACTAGTATAGTACAGGACAGGGCagaattctctattggccaagtgtgattggacacacgaggaatttgtcttggtgcagatgctctcagtggacataaaagaa
This genomic interval carries:
- the LOC139162908 gene encoding protein FAM200C-like, giving the protein MLETSKMVASLAFDAQKKENDQEPNLVPLKIIKIEIPEETPPNKWGWMKPEKKFDWRENSIPERVEMDCFRTQGTETMKRVEKKAKKRKYIEDFLQYGFTSVVTAGIEKPQCVICSKVLSAESMKPNKLKRHFDSKHANFVGMDPNYFRSKADGLKEAVLDTGGKCRNQNKAAVEASYLVALRIARAMKPHTIAEDLLLPAAKDIVRVMIGDEFVTKLSAISLSNDTVRRRIDDMSADILDQIIQEVQSAPLPIFSIQLNESTDVANCSQLLVYVRYIADGDFKDEFLLCKPLETTTTAHDVFDTVGSFLKQHNISWGKVCGVCTDGASAVLGCLSGFQRLVMSESPNVIGTHSMIHWQTLATKTLPQELQEVMKRVISSVNFVKASNLNSRLFSQLCSALEAPNNALLFHTEVRWLSRGKVLKRVFELRDELKAFFNQKGRPQFEALFSDNSELQKIAYLVDVFDILNELNLSLQGPNTTCLDLSEKIQSFQMKLQLWQKKLAENKIYMLPTLSAFFEEHDIEPDERITMIISVKQHLHTLAGEISSYFPNLPEVPFALARSPFTVNVEDVPETAQEEFIELINSDAARTDFATMPVTKFWVKCLASYPVLSEIVLRLLLPFPTTYLCETGFSSLLVIKSKYRRRLLVEDDIRCALAKTAPRISDLVRKKQSQSSH